The region TGACGGGCGAGCTGGATGCGCCGACGAAACACAAGGCGCTGGCCGAAGGCGCCAACGATTTCCTCAACAAGCCGGTAGATGCCACGGAAGTGGTGCTGCGCATCAAGAATCAACTGCAGACCAGGCGGCTGCACCAGCAGGTCCGGATGCACAACGACCATCTGGAAGCTCAGGTGCGGTTGCGTACGAAAGTGGTGGAGCAGACGCAGTTGGATCTGCTGAACCGTCTGGTGCTGGTTTCCGAATACCGGCACGACGTCACCGGTGCCCACGCCTGGCGCGTCGGGCGTGTGGCCATGCTGCTGGCCGAAATGAAGGGGCTGCCGCCTGATCAGGTGGATCTGATTAAAAAGACGGCGCCGCTCCACGATGTGGGGAAAATCGGCCTGCGCGAGGCGATCAGCATGAAAGAGGGGGTTTACGAGCCCGCCGAGCTTGAAGCGATGAAGACGCATACGAAACTTGGCTCGAAGATTTTGGCGGATAGCCGGTCTCCCCTGTTAATGATGGCGCGGGAAATCGCCCTGACGCATCACGAACGATGGGACGGAAAGGGCTACCACAAGCTGAAGGATGTGCAGACGCCGCTCAGCGGGCGCATTGTGGCGTTGGCGGATTCCTTCGATGTGATGACCCACGCCTGCTCCTACAAGTCTCCGTTGAGCCTCAGCGACGCCAGGGCGGAAATAGAGCGCCATGCCGGGACGCAGTTCGATCCGGAGTTGAGTGGGTTGTTTCTGAAAGTCATCGACCGTGACGGTGAGTCATTGCTGGCCGACGTAACGGGTACGCCGTTCTTCGGCTAGGATTTCCGCCGGTTCGAGTGCTCTGCCCCCGGTTCTCTCCCGCAATCACCGGAATGTCGACGACGGAGTCCCCTCTCGCTTGACGGGTGAGCGCCCGGTTTTGTATTATCCGTGCCACGAAATTAACGTTCGTGCCATCTTGTGAGATGCAATGACCCAACTCGTGCGGTTCGGCGTGTCCCTCGACCAGGATCTGCTCGCGGAATTCGATCGTCTGATCGAACGGCGCAACTATACCAATCGCTCGGAAGCGATTCGCGATCTGATTCGAGACAGCCTGGTCGGGCAGCAGTGGGACGAGAATAGAGAGACGGTCGCGACGATCACCTTCGTCTATGATCATCATGTGCCGGGTTTGACGGGAAAGCTGGTTCACATCCAGCACGATTTCCAGGGCCACATTATGGCCGGGATGCATGTGCATCTCGACCATCACCATTGCCTGGAGGTCTTGGTGGCCCGAGGCAAGGGTGCGGCCATTCGCAAGGTCGCCGATGCGATACTCAGCGTCAAAGGCGTCAAACACGGGAAGCTCACCATGACGACGACGGGCAAGGGGCTCAGCCTCTGATGACGATTTGTGTGGTGGATGGTCGTGGCGGGGGTCTCGGGAGCCGGATGGTGGAAAAGTTACGCAGCCTTGTCGCGGATGGTCACGCCATCGTCGGCGTCGGGCTCAATCGTGTCTCCGCCGAAGCCATGGCACGGGCGGGGGCGACCGCGATCGAAACGGTGCCGCAAGCGATTCGTCACCGACTCCATGCGGCGGATATGATCGTGGGCTCACTCAGTCTGTTGATGCCTGGCTCTCTGTTCGGTGAAGTGACGCCGGGGCTTGTGCAAACGGTACTGGACTCGCACGCGACAAAGGTGCTGCTGCCCGTCAATACACGGAAGGTCGAGGTCGTTGGTGCGGAGGGACGAACCCTCGATGCCTTGATCGACCACGCCGTTCAGCGAATCGTGTTGCTCCTCAGGCCGATTGTCTGAGGGCGACGGTCTCGCTTCCTCCCCAATCGCAACAGTCAGATCACGAAGGTCTGAAACGGCCGGCACGGGCCGTTCACGGCCTATGGTGAATGCGTGTCCGTTCACAGGATCTGATGGGAGAGGTTATGCGGCAGTGTGCAGGGTGGGTCGGGATGGGGAGCCTTGTGTGGTGTCTCGGGATGGTGCTGTCGGCGCAGGCACATGATCCTGATGCTCCGGATCTGGAGGTGCCGGAAATACAGGTTGAGGCCGATCGTCCGGTGGCGGCGTCTTCCCAACAGTTCATCCCCGACAAAGAATATCTCATGCAGCCGCAGGGACGCCCGGCCCAGGTGTTACGGCTGATTCCTGGGTTCGTCGCGGTCGAACATTCCGGTGGCGCGGGAAAGGCCGACCAGTACTTCCTGCGCGGGTTCGATGCCGACCATGGGACCGATGTCGCGTTCTTCACCGACGGGATGCCGATTAATCTTCGGAGCCATGCCCACGGACAAGGCTACACCGATCTCAACTTCATCATTCCGGAAACCATCGAAGGCGTCGATGTCTTCAAAGGGGCCTACTTGCCGGAGTACGGAGACTTTGCCACGGCTGGCGCGGTGAACTTTCGCACGCGTGAAATGGTGAGAGACGGAGTCGTCCAGTCGGCCGGCGGCCAGTTCAACACGCAGCGTCACCTCCTGATGTTTTCGCCGAGCAAGGACAAGGTGCGAACCTTGTTTGCGGCGGAAGGCTACTACACCGACGGACCTTTTCAGAATGACAACCGGTATCTTCGCGGCAATCTGTTGGGCAAGGCCACGATGAACCCCCTCGGCCGTGACGAACTCGTCATCACCGGCACGTTTCAGAAGTCGCAATGGAATGGGTCCGGCGAGATTCCCCTCCGCGCAGTCCATGACGGCTTGCTGGATCGATTCGGATCGATCGATCCGAGCGAAGGCGGAAAAACGCTCCGCAGCACGGGGCGGCTGAACTACCACTACGACACGCCGGCGGGCGGCCGGTTCTTTGCCAATGCCTATGCCCAGTACTACCGATTCGATCTGTTTACGAACTTCACGTTCTTTCTCAACGACCCAATCAAGGGCGACGGGTTTCACCAATCGGACCGGCGAGTCGTCTACGGCGGCGATGTGGGGTACA is a window of Fimbriimonadaceae bacterium DNA encoding:
- the nikR gene encoding nickel-responsive transcriptional regulator NikR, with amino-acid sequence MTQLVRFGVSLDQDLLAEFDRLIERRNYTNRSEAIRDLIRDSLVGQQWDENRETVATITFVYDHHVPGLTGKLVHIQHDFQGHIMAGMHVHLDHHHCLEVLVARGKGAAIRKVADAILSVKGVKHGKLTMTTTGKGLSL
- a CDS encoding response regulator produces the protein MSAMQDLDLSTIKLLLVDDEAHCTKLMEAFLKQAGFSLITMTNDPRQAVQLYREVKPDLVALDMRMPHMDGFEVMRQLRQVIPADEYVPILIVTGELDAPTKHKALAEGANDFLNKPVDATEVVLRIKNQLQTRRLHQQVRMHNDHLEAQVRLRTKVVEQTQLDLLNRLVLVSEYRHDVTGAHAWRVGRVAMLLAEMKGLPPDQVDLIKKTAPLHDVGKIGLREAISMKEGVYEPAELEAMKTHTKLGSKILADSRSPLLMMAREIALTHHERWDGKGYHKLKDVQTPLSGRIVALADSFDVMTHACSYKSPLSLSDARAEIERHAGTQFDPELSGLFLKVIDRDGESLLADVTGTPFFG
- a CDS encoding DUF3842 family protein, whose protein sequence is MTICVVDGRGGGLGSRMVEKLRSLVADGHAIVGVGLNRVSAEAMARAGATAIETVPQAIRHRLHAADMIVGSLSLLMPGSLFGEVTPGLVQTVLDSHATKVLLPVNTRKVEVVGAEGRTLDALIDHAVQRIVLLLRPIV